A part of Limihaloglobus sulfuriphilus genomic DNA contains:
- a CDS encoding LacI family DNA-binding transcriptional regulator, with protein MAKKKTQSTGIAAIAEQLNVSKATVSLVMNGRAKKAGVADATAERVIKLAKELNYHPNRWARQLCRQRSNVVCVLFSDLRNDWAQDIMEGAGPVLSGSDYLPLIGTHNYEYEFEKKEIEQAISRKDDGILCQPVPGHKELYLDILKNQVPFVFVGDSLEQFPEANSVVWNCKPAARKAVEYLIDKGRRRIGFVGNKVMTASHISRYQTYTEVLGRAGLAKNEDYLFIADGLVCPKFNIEKIEAMFSNKKNAPDAFFALNDSLAYPLISALSNIGIKVPDDVAVIGMCDLPLSGDHGAGLTTIREPLQEIGRRSAEIILQLIENPQSGPYHELIDGGELVVRRTV; from the coding sequence ATGGCTAAGAAAAAAACACAATCGACAGGAATCGCGGCAATCGCAGAGCAGCTCAATGTCTCTAAAGCGACAGTCTCGCTGGTTATGAACGGCCGTGCGAAAAAGGCCGGCGTAGCTGACGCGACCGCGGAGCGGGTTATTAAGCTCGCAAAAGAGCTAAATTATCACCCTAACCGCTGGGCAAGGCAGCTTTGCAGACAGAGAAGCAACGTTGTTTGCGTGCTGTTTTCAGATCTTCGCAACGACTGGGCCCAGGACATAATGGAGGGGGCGGGGCCGGTTTTGAGCGGGTCTGATTATCTGCCTTTGATCGGCACTCACAATTATGAGTATGAATTTGAAAAAAAAGAAATAGAGCAGGCCATAAGCAGAAAAGACGACGGGATTCTATGTCAGCCCGTACCCGGGCACAAGGAGCTTTATTTAGATATCCTAAAAAATCAAGTGCCCTTTGTTTTTGTGGGTGATTCACTGGAGCAGTTCCCAGAGGCCAACTCTGTTGTCTGGAACTGCAAGCCCGCCGCGAGAAAAGCCGTTGAGTACCTTATTGATAAGGGGCGGCGGCGAATCGGCTTTGTAGGCAACAAGGTGATGACGGCAAGCCATATCAGCCGATATCAGACATATACGGAAGTTCTGGGTAGAGCCGGTTTAGCAAAAAATGAAGATTACCTGTTTATAGCAGATGGGCTTGTCTGTCCCAAGTTTAACATAGAAAAAATTGAAGCAATGTTCAGTAACAAGAAAAATGCTCCTGATGCGTTTTTCGCTCTCAATGATTCTCTTGCATATCCGCTGATAAGCGCACTTTCAAATATAGGTATTAAAGTTCCAGACGATGTAGCGGTAATCGGAATGTGCGATTTACCCCTCAGCGGAGACCATGGAGCGGGTTTGACAACAATTCGTGAACCTTTGCAGGAGATTGGCCGCAGGTCGGCAGAGATAATCCTCCAGCTTATTGAAAATCCCCAGTCCGGCCCTTACCATGAGTTGATTGACGGCGGCGAACTCGTTGTTAGAAGAACAGTCTGA